A portion of the Glycine max cultivar Williams 82 chromosome 10, Glycine_max_v4.0, whole genome shotgun sequence genome contains these proteins:
- the LOC100790016 gene encoding PTI1-like tyrosine-protein kinase 3-like isoform X1, with amino-acid sequence MDRRVYHHRPAPPAHASPPEYFVLQGNTTYKDDLYLRKRTGMRRWLCCTCQVEESYPSNENEHLKSPRNYGDGNQKGSKVSAPVKPETQKAPPPIEAPALSLDELKEKTDNFGSKALIGEGSYGRVYYATLNNGKAVAVKKLDVSSEPESNNEFLTQVSMVSRLKNGNFVELHGYCVEGNLRVLAYEFATMGSLHDILHGRKGVQGAQPGPTLDWIQRVRIAVDAARGLEYLHEKVQPPIIHRDIRSSNVLIFEDYKAKIADFNLSNQAPDMAARLHSTRVLGTFGYHAPEYAMTGQLTQKSDVYSFGVVLLELLTGRKPVDHTMPRGQQSLVTWATPRLSEDKVKQCVDPKLKGEYPPKGVAKLAAVAALCVQYEAEFRPNMSIVVKALQPLLKSPAPAAPES; translated from the exons atggaCCGCAGAGTCTATCACCATCGTCCTGCTCCTCCG GCACATGCTTCTCCCCCTGAATACTTTGTCCTCCAGGGGAACACAACTTATAAAGACGATCTATATTTAAGGAAGAGGACAGGGATGCGTCGGTGGCTTTGTTGCACATGTCAGGTGGAAGAGTCTTACCCATCAAATGAAAATGAGCACCTGAAAAGCCCAAGGAATTATGGAGATG gaAATCAAAAAGGCTCAAAGGTGTCAGCTCCTGTCAAGCCTGAAACACAAAAGGCACCTCCACCTATTGAAGCTCCAGCCTTATCTTTAGATGAGCTGAAGGAGAAGACAGACAACTTTGGTTCAAAGGCATTAATAGGTGAAGGATCGTATGGAAGGGTGTATTATGCAACCTTAAACAATGGAAAAGCAGTGGCTGTGAAAAAGCTTGATGTTTCATCTGAACCTGAATCAAATAATGAGTTTTTGACCCAG GTTTCCATGGTCTCAAGATTGAAGAATGGCAATTTTGTTGAGTTGCATGGTTACTGTGTTGAAGGAAATCTTCGTGTACTTGCATATGAGTTTGCTACTATGGGCTCTCTTCATGACATATTGCACG GTAGAAAGGGAGTTCAAGGTGCTCAACCAGGACCAACTCTTGATTGGATACAGCGAGTTAGAATTGCAGTTGATGCTGCTCGGGGATTGGAATATTTACATGAGAAAGTTCAACCACCGATTATACACAGGGATATCAGATCAAGTAATGTGCTAATCTTTGAAGATTACAAGGCCAAGATAGCCGACTTTAACCTTTCTAATCAGGCCCCTGACATGGCTGCACGCCTTCATTCAACTCGTGTATTGGGAACTTTTGGGTATCATGCTCCAGA ATATGCAATGACTGGGCAGTTGACTCAAAAAAGTGATGTCTATAGTTTTGGTGTGGTTCTTCTTGAGCTTCTTACTGGCAGAAAACCTGTTGACCATACCATGCCTAGAGGACAGCAGAGTCTTGTCACATGG GCTACTCCAAGATTAAGTGAAGATAAAGTGAAACAGTGCGTTGACCCAAAACTGAAGGGAGAATACCCCCCTAAAGGGGTTGCTAAG CTTGCAGCTGTTGCGGCGCTGTGCGTGCAGTATGAAGCTGAGTTTAGGCCAAATATGAGCATTGTTGTTAAAGCACTCCAACCACTTCTGAAGTCTCCCGCTCCTGCTGCTCCAGAAAGTTGA
- the LOC100790016 gene encoding PTI1-like tyrosine-protein kinase 3-like codes for MRRWLCCTCQVEESYPSNENEHLKSPRNYGDGNQKGSKVSAPVKPETQKAPPPIEAPALSLDELKEKTDNFGSKALIGEGSYGRVYYATLNNGKAVAVKKLDVSSEPESNNEFLTQVSMVSRLKNGNFVELHGYCVEGNLRVLAYEFATMGSLHDILHGRKGVQGAQPGPTLDWIQRVRIAVDAARGLEYLHEKVQPPIIHRDIRSSNVLIFEDYKAKIADFNLSNQAPDMAARLHSTRVLGTFGYHAPEYAMTGQLTQKSDVYSFGVVLLELLTGRKPVDHTMPRGQQSLVTWATPRLSEDKVKQCVDPKLKGEYPPKGVAKLAAVAALCVQYEAEFRPNMSIVVKALQPLLKSPAPAAPES; via the exons ATGCGTCGGTGGCTTTGTTGCACATGTCAGGTGGAAGAGTCTTACCCATCAAATGAAAATGAGCACCTGAAAAGCCCAAGGAATTATGGAGATG gaAATCAAAAAGGCTCAAAGGTGTCAGCTCCTGTCAAGCCTGAAACACAAAAGGCACCTCCACCTATTGAAGCTCCAGCCTTATCTTTAGATGAGCTGAAGGAGAAGACAGACAACTTTGGTTCAAAGGCATTAATAGGTGAAGGATCGTATGGAAGGGTGTATTATGCAACCTTAAACAATGGAAAAGCAGTGGCTGTGAAAAAGCTTGATGTTTCATCTGAACCTGAATCAAATAATGAGTTTTTGACCCAG GTTTCCATGGTCTCAAGATTGAAGAATGGCAATTTTGTTGAGTTGCATGGTTACTGTGTTGAAGGAAATCTTCGTGTACTTGCATATGAGTTTGCTACTATGGGCTCTCTTCATGACATATTGCACG GTAGAAAGGGAGTTCAAGGTGCTCAACCAGGACCAACTCTTGATTGGATACAGCGAGTTAGAATTGCAGTTGATGCTGCTCGGGGATTGGAATATTTACATGAGAAAGTTCAACCACCGATTATACACAGGGATATCAGATCAAGTAATGTGCTAATCTTTGAAGATTACAAGGCCAAGATAGCCGACTTTAACCTTTCTAATCAGGCCCCTGACATGGCTGCACGCCTTCATTCAACTCGTGTATTGGGAACTTTTGGGTATCATGCTCCAGA ATATGCAATGACTGGGCAGTTGACTCAAAAAAGTGATGTCTATAGTTTTGGTGTGGTTCTTCTTGAGCTTCTTACTGGCAGAAAACCTGTTGACCATACCATGCCTAGAGGACAGCAGAGTCTTGTCACATGG GCTACTCCAAGATTAAGTGAAGATAAAGTGAAACAGTGCGTTGACCCAAAACTGAAGGGAGAATACCCCCCTAAAGGGGTTGCTAAG CTTGCAGCTGTTGCGGCGCTGTGCGTGCAGTATGAAGCTGAGTTTAGGCCAAATATGAGCATTGTTGTTAAAGCACTCCAACCACTTCTGAAGTCTCCCGCTCCTGCTGCTCCAGAAAGTTGA
- the LOC100790542 gene encoding gem-associated protein 2 produces the protein MADVSDSREHPVLGSAQLLVELESALGGEKTVTAQASSSSLGLGIEVIDETALLDSVAKKNGGTKNNHQKSQPSNKIGNRKYSRKELEGLRFLNMARQRKFWKAIHAAFQSTVAIEYDTLASTPLPPHNKPILSAVCCENRDSEKGTPVDPSCSHNLVSEDGCSVAKECSEEYDGSDDDYASIQRPAFMVDGEPNFDSGPPEDGWEYLRRVRWEAHQIPKVKVAKLDRGKLNKEQSAYMPQIPDIANCPEYLLPLKEWEDVFLAEFSALRRNFSCLDGSSAIHSENLHVHSSQLVGNNCGEFSSAMSRDVLLNNHLRIGKTNDQPSNSTAENNDRTLSPENPEAKSSADQTCSSSSPTLPLLSVILAMDSVARVSSLLKRIRLLEAAGTMTRNDCMWLFALCATVDAPLDADTCASLRSLLRKCASIRAGKAGLDEEVVMLNILATISGRYFGQSEN, from the exons ATGGCTGATGTTTCAGATTCACGAGAACACCCCGTTCTTGGTTCAGCGCAACTGTTGGTGGAGCTGGAATCTGCGCTGGGCGGTGAGAAAACGGTGACGGCGcaggcttcttcttcttccttaggCTTGGGGATTGAGGTTATCGACGAAACGGCGTTGCTAGACTCCGTTGCGAAGAAGAACGGAGGAACCAAGAACAATCACCAGAAGTCTCAGCCCTCAAATAAGATTGGGAACAGAAAGTACTCGCGTAAGGAGTTGGAGGGTCTGAGATTCCTGAACATGGCCCGACAGCGCAAGTTCTGGAAAGCAATTCACGCTGCCTTTCAAAGCACCGTGGCCATCGAGTATGACACTTTAGCCTCCACTCCCCTGCCGCCCCATAACAAACCAATCCTCA GTGCAGTGTGTTGTGAAAATAGGGATAGTGAAAAAGGGACTCCTGTTGACCCTTCTTGTAGTCATAATCTTGTGAGTGAGGATGGGTGCTCAGTTGCAAAAGAGTGCAGTGAAGAATATGATGGTAGTGACGATGATTATGCTAGCATCCAGAGGCCTGCCTTTATGGTTGATGGAGAACCTAATTTTGATTCTGGTCCACCAGAAGATGGATGGGAATATCTTAGGCGTGTCAG GTGGGAGGCACATCAAATTCCGAAAGTGAAGGTAGCAAAACTTGATAGAGGTAAACTTAACAAGGAACAAAGTGCATACATGCCCCAGATTCCTGATATTGCCAATTGTCCAGAGTATCTGCTGCCATTGAAAGAGTGGGAGGATGTGTTTCTTGCTGAGTTTTCTGCACTGAGAAGG AATTTCTCATGCCTTGATGGTTCAAGTGCCATACATTCTGAAAATCTTCATGTTCATTCCTCACAACTAGTTGGGAACAATTGTGGAGAATTTTCTAGTGCTATGAGCAGAGATGTGTTACTTAATAATCATTTGAGAATTGGGAAGACAAATGATCAACCATCTAACTCGACTGCTGAAAATAACGATAGAACATTGTCTCCAGAGAATCCTGAAGCAAAAAGTTCAGCCGATCAAACTTGCAGCAGCAGCTCCCCCACTCTGCCATTGCTTTCTGTAATCTTAGCAATGGACTCTGTAGCCCGGGTATCAAGTTTGTTGAAACGAATTAGGTTGCTAGAGGCTGCAGGCACTATGACAAGGAATGATTGCATGTGGCTTTTTGCTCTCTGTGCAACAGTTGATGCTCCACTAGATGCTGACACTTGTGCTTCTCTCAGGAGTCTGCTAAGGAAGTGTGCCAGCATACGTGCCGGAAAGGCTGGATTGGATGAGGAGGTTGTAATGTTGAATATATTGGCTACAATTTCGGGGAGGTATTTTGGACAATCTGAAAACTGA